A region of Anticarsia gemmatalis isolate Benzon Research Colony breed Stoneville strain chromosome 10, ilAntGemm2 primary, whole genome shotgun sequence DNA encodes the following proteins:
- the LOC142976258 gene encoding uncharacterized protein LOC142976258: MLLIFALILLFHQIVCIENTALYQEVSEYHNETSRKAEFAFDVVRIMYNSFRQWFFTITFCEFTYFENRILKYTENYGNGYNVMLLNGCPFLTNRSVVKPKYNTHGETAYLVTADDLSTENSETSIDALTSTGVFKPRSAVIFVVNTPVELDKYFYYVLKTHFQLLWSRSITNSVLILKSDRLRMYMYNPFVQQVRDITGVKDVSRLLARQYYNLNGYKLRLSVFRKVFITEKTGPVLCDSNLAKTVISFLNATCLPLPPRDDSTVGDLLENGTATGVTADLMEGYTDLELSSRILKNSYYGYIDTTYPLFQDELCFLVKKSDTQSTFNTTIQLISVDMLLLFMFTFIIFIIITITVRKIETKVFDIEDKQTTGATMINLIKCFIRQTVDFTFIGPIFRCLVLLIIVYSLIVDCAIDGIITTAITYPRYKTDLNTLAELGRSNLTLAIHNRDFNIVNKSLSPEFYEQTKDRIELFNDKKIKQAIDEKRFEYAILLKKTDAQFITRRPNNMDNGKPLFYVVPDCPLPCSIVYGLRYGSPYLPRLNYILRQLYQGGILQYWTRTEENSNRRSLLSVKSNERKALSIMNLQEMFYVLLIGEVISTLVFALELLLYKLNKNKSFEVVATSTD, translated from the exons ATGTTACTAATTTTCGCATTAATTTTACTCTTCCATCAAATAGTTTGTATCGAAAATACGGCTCTCTATCAGGAAGTCTCCGAATATCACAATGAAACATCGCGGAAAGCCGAGTTCGCCTTCGACGTGGTTCGTATAATGTACAATTCATTTCGCCAATGGTTCTTCACGATCACCTTTTGCGAGTTCACATACTTCGAAAACAGAATATTGAAATACACGGAAAACTATGGGAACGGATACAACGTTATGTTATTAAACGGTTGTCCGTTCTTGACGAACCGAAGTGTTGTGAAGCCGAAATACAATACACACGGCGAAACAGCCTACCTCGTGACAGCTGACGATCTTTCTACTGAGAATAGCGAGACTTCTATAGACGCATTAACGAGCACCGGTGTCTTCAAACCAAGGAGTGCCGTTATATTTGTCGTCAATACACCCGTTGAATTAGATAAGTATTTCTACTACGTGTTGAAAACTCATTTCCAGTTGCTATGGAGCAGAAGTATTACGAATTCGGTGTTGATTTTGAAATCCGATCGATTGAGGATGTACATGTACAATCCGTTTGTTCAGCAAGTCAGAGACATCACTGGCGTAAAGGACGTAAGTCGCCTTCTAGCTAGGCAATATTATAATCTGAATGGATATAAATTACGGCTCAGCGTGTTTAGAAAAGTGTTTATCACTGAAAAAACGGGACCCGTCCTATGTGATTCGAATCTCGCTAAAACCGTCATAAGTTTCTTGAATGCTACATGTCTACCGCTACCTCCGAGGGATGATAGCACAGTCGGAGACTTACTTGAGAATGGCACTGCCACAGGTGTGACAGCAGATTTAATGGAGGGTTACACAGACCTTGAACTAAGTTCTAGAATCCTCAAAAACTCCTACTATGGCTACATCGATACCACATATCCATTATTTCAAGATGAATTATGCTTCCTCGTTAAGAAGTCAGACACGCAATCAACATTCAACACAACAATACAGCTGATATCAGTAGACATGCTCTTATTGTTTATGTTCACTTTtatcattttcataataatcaCTATTACTGTTAGAAAGATTGAAACTAAAGTGTTTGACATAGAAGACAAGCAAACAACTGGAGCTACAATGATCAATTTGATCAAGTGCTTCATCAGACAAACGGttgattttacatttattgGACCGATATTCCGGTGCTTGGTGTTGCTGATTATTGTCTACTCTTTGATTGTGGACTGCGCTATCGAT GGGATCATAACAACAGCAATAACGTATCCTCGCTACAAAACAGACCTGAACACTCTCGCTGAACTAGGAAGGTCCAATCTCACTCTTGCCATTCACAACAGAGACTTCAATATCGTCAATAAGAGCTTATCACCAGAATTCTACGAACAAACCAAAGATCGAATAGAACTCTTCAACGATAAGAAGATAAAACAAGCCATTGACGAAAAAAGATTTGAATACGCAATTCTGTTGAAGAAAACTGATGCTCAATTCATAACTAGAAGACCAAACAATATGGACAATGGGAAACCACTTTTCTACGTCGTTCCTGATTGCCCCTTGCCTTGTTCTATTGTGTACGGTCTTAGATACGGAAGCCCTTATCTCCCAAGACTAAACTACATTTTGCGCCAATTGTATCAAGGAGGCATTCTGCAGTACTGGACACGAACAGAAGAGAATAGTAATCGTCGCAGTCTACTGTCTGTTAAATCGAATGAGAGGAAGGCACTAAGCATCATGAACTTGCAAGAAATGTTTTACGTTCTTCTGATCGGTGAAGTAATCAGCACTTTGGTATTCGCATTGGAATTATTgctatataaattaaacaaaaacaagtcgTTTGAAGTAGTAGCTACAAGTACAGACTAG